One Mesorhizobium sp. L-2-11 genomic region harbors:
- a CDS encoding Mth938-like domain-containing protein, which yields MTKGIVIREAHFPGRAPIEAYGNGGFRFADMSHRGSLLCLPSGIYGWEPADPLALTAADFAKLLNEADKVEILLVGAGKDLRPLPAALRAALKAAGVAADPMSTGAAVRTYNVLLAENRAVAAALIAVE from the coding sequence ATGACCAAAGGCATTGTCATCCGTGAAGCGCATTTCCCCGGCCGGGCGCCGATCGAGGCCTATGGCAATGGCGGGTTTCGCTTCGCCGACATGTCGCATCGCGGCTCGCTCCTGTGCCTGCCGTCGGGCATCTATGGCTGGGAGCCGGCCGATCCCCTGGCGCTGACGGCGGCGGATTTCGCCAAGCTGCTCAACGAGGCTGACAAGGTCGAGATCTTGCTGGTCGGCGCCGGCAAGGATCTCAGGCCGTTGCCGGCGGCGCTGCGTGCTGCGCTGAAGGCGGCGGGTGTTGCGGCCGATCCGATGTCGACTGGTGCTGCCGTGCGGACCTACAATGTTCTTCTGGCGGAAAACCGCGCGGTGGCCGCCGCGCTGATTGCCGTCGAGTGA
- a CDS encoding phytoene/squalene synthase family protein, with amino-acid sequence MSENAKIVRETVRAADHDRYVCALYAPEDKRDALFSLYAFNAEISGIRDRIREALPGEVRLQWWRDVIAAGDTGAGTGHPVADALKATISAHRLPKPAFENMLEARIFDLYDDPMPSRTDLEGYCGETAAALIQLAAMVLDPVEAPRFAELAGRAGCAQAMTGLLLLLPLHRKRGQCFVPADILAAAGSSSDEFVAGDDGPGAQRAVAAMIALAQEHLAAFEQGASALPDSLRPAFLPLALSRAYLGKMEISRQSPLNGVARLSAWRLHWLLLRRATRGWPVA; translated from the coding sequence GTGAGCGAAAACGCCAAAATCGTCAGGGAAACGGTGCGCGCCGCCGATCATGACCGCTATGTCTGCGCGCTCTATGCCCCCGAGGACAAGCGTGACGCGCTGTTTTCGCTCTATGCCTTCAATGCCGAGATATCAGGCATTCGCGACCGTATCCGCGAGGCTCTGCCGGGGGAAGTGCGGCTGCAATGGTGGCGCGATGTCATCGCAGCCGGGGACACCGGGGCAGGCACCGGCCATCCCGTTGCCGACGCGTTGAAGGCGACGATTTCCGCCCACCGCCTGCCGAAACCCGCCTTCGAGAACATGCTCGAAGCCCGTATTTTCGATCTCTACGACGATCCCATGCCGTCGCGCACCGATCTGGAAGGCTATTGCGGCGAAACCGCAGCGGCGCTCATCCAGCTTGCAGCGATGGTGCTCGATCCCGTCGAAGCGCCGCGTTTCGCCGAGCTTGCGGGCAGGGCAGGATGTGCACAAGCGATGACCGGCCTTTTGCTGCTGCTGCCATTGCACCGCAAGCGCGGGCAGTGCTTTGTCCCGGCCGACATTCTCGCCGCGGCAGGGTCGTCGTCCGATGAGTTTGTTGCGGGCGATGACGGGCCTGGAGCGCAACGCGCCGTCGCCGCGATGATCGCGCTGGCGCAAGAACATCTTGCGGCATTCGAGCAGGGTGCATCGGCGTTGCCGGATTCGCTCAGACCAGCATTTTTGCCGCTGGCCTTGTCGCGCGCCTATCTCGGCAAGATGGAAATTTCTCGTCAGTCACCTCTGAACGGCGTGGCGCGGCTCTCGGCCTGGCGCCTGCATTGGCTGCTGTTGCGCCGCGCAACGCGAGGCTGGCCGGTCGCCTGA
- a CDS encoding type II toxin-antitoxin system RelE/ParE family toxin, translating to MIRRLEVEYRESASGDLAAIFRHIAEASGSADIALKFVLRIEDRCQNIGNAPRGGRRRDDIVPGLRTVPFEHSAVIAYVIEGDLVRIVNIFYGGRDYETLMRDGGSSDPS from the coding sequence ATGATTCGGCGGCTTGAGGTCGAGTATCGCGAAAGCGCCAGCGGTGATCTGGCAGCAATATTCAGACACATCGCCGAGGCTAGCGGAAGTGCTGATATCGCACTGAAATTCGTTCTGCGTATCGAAGACCGCTGCCAAAACATCGGCAATGCCCCTCGCGGTGGCCGCAGGCGCGACGACATCGTGCCAGGATTGCGAACAGTTCCGTTCGAGCATTCTGCCGTCATCGCTTACGTCATCGAAGGCGATCTCGTCCGCATTGTGAACATCTTCTACGGCGGTCGCGACTATGAGACGCTGATGCGCGATGGCGGATCGAGCGATCCATCATGA
- a CDS encoding type II toxin-antitoxin system ParD family antitoxin — MEPAEKLSVTVTPAMARMIREKVEDGSFGSASEVIRAALRAFQRDEEEHAERMASIRARVKASIEDTRPNLSGEEVRDRLRGFFAQYSSRADDSAA; from the coding sequence ATGGAGCCCGCCGAGAAACTGTCCGTCACCGTCACGCCAGCCATGGCGCGCATGATCCGCGAAAAGGTCGAGGACGGCTCCTTCGGATCGGCGAGCGAGGTCATCCGCGCAGCACTTCGCGCCTTCCAGCGCGACGAGGAAGAGCATGCCGAGCGCATGGCGTCGATCAGGGCGCGCGTCAAGGCCTCGATTGAAGATACGAGACCGAACCTTTCTGGCGAGGAGGTTCGCGACCGTCTTAGGGGATTTTTCGCGCAGTATTCGAGCCGCGCCGATGATTCGGCGGCTTGA
- the trmFO gene encoding methylenetetrahydrofolate--tRNA-(uracil(54)-C(5))-methyltransferase (FADH(2)-oxidizing) TrmFO, whose translation MNKNPIHVIGGGLAGSEAAWQAAEAGVPVVLDEMRPIRGTDAHKTDGLAELVCSNSFRSDDAQTNAVGLLHAEMRLAGSLIMSAGDAHQVPAGGALAVDRDGFSGAVTEKLEAHPLITIQREEVPGLPPADWDQAIIATGPLTAPSLAQSIAEATGADALAFFDAIAPIVHFDTIDMDICWFQSRYDKVGPGGTGKDYINCPMDKEQYLAFVQALVDGQKTEFKQWEGTPYFDGCLPIEIMAERGVETLRHGPMKPMGLTNAHNPSVKAYAVVQLRQDNALGTLYNMVGFQTKLKHAEQVRVFRTIPGLENAEFARLGGLHRNTYINSPTLLDHSLQLKSRPGLRFAGQITGCEGYVESAAIGLLAGRFAAAERLGHAPALPPMTTAFGALLNHITGGHIVSDDEPGKRSFQPMNINFGLFPPVEAPKAEGKRLRGKDKTVARRRAITSRALADCREWLGLPSRAEAAE comes from the coding sequence ATGAACAAGAATCCCATTCACGTCATCGGCGGTGGCCTGGCCGGTTCTGAAGCCGCCTGGCAGGCGGCCGAAGCCGGCGTTCCCGTCGTGCTGGATGAAATGCGTCCCATCCGCGGCACCGATGCGCACAAGACGGATGGATTGGCCGAGCTCGTCTGTTCCAATTCCTTCCGCTCCGACGATGCGCAGACCAACGCCGTCGGCCTGCTGCACGCCGAAATGCGGCTGGCCGGTTCGCTGATCATGAGCGCCGGCGACGCGCACCAGGTGCCGGCCGGCGGTGCGCTGGCCGTCGACCGCGACGGGTTTTCCGGAGCGGTGACAGAAAAGCTCGAAGCGCACCCGCTCATCACCATCCAGCGCGAGGAAGTGCCCGGCCTGCCGCCGGCGGATTGGGATCAGGCGATCATCGCCACCGGCCCGCTGACCGCACCTTCGCTCGCCCAATCGATCGCGGAAGCGACCGGCGCCGATGCGCTCGCCTTCTTCGATGCCATCGCGCCGATCGTCCATTTCGACACGATCGACATGGACATCTGCTGGTTCCAGTCGCGCTACGACAAGGTCGGGCCCGGCGGCACCGGCAAGGATTACATCAACTGTCCGATGGACAAGGAGCAATATCTCGCCTTCGTGCAGGCGCTTGTCGACGGCCAAAAGACCGAATTCAAGCAATGGGAAGGCACGCCCTATTTCGACGGCTGCCTGCCGATCGAGATCATGGCCGAGCGCGGCGTCGAGACGCTGCGTCATGGGCCGATGAAACCGATGGGGTTGACCAATGCGCACAATCCGTCGGTAAAGGCCTATGCCGTCGTCCAGCTTCGCCAGGACAATGCGCTGGGCACGCTCTACAACATGGTCGGCTTCCAGACCAAGCTGAAGCACGCCGAGCAGGTGCGCGTGTTCCGCACCATCCCGGGCCTCGAAAACGCCGAGTTTGCCCGCCTCGGCGGCCTGCACCGCAACACCTATATCAATTCGCCGACGCTGCTGGACCACTCGCTGCAGTTGAAATCACGGCCCGGCCTGCGCTTCGCCGGCCAGATCACCGGCTGCGAGGGCTATGTCGAAAGTGCCGCCATCGGCCTGCTTGCCGGGCGCTTTGCCGCCGCCGAGCGGTTGGGCCACGCGCCGGCGCTGCCGCCGATGACCACAGCCTTTGGCGCGCTGCTCAACCATATTACCGGCGGTCACATCGTTTCCGACGACGAGCCGGGAAAGCGCTCGTTCCAGCCGATGAACATCAATTTCGGCTTGTTCCCTCCGGTGGAAGCCCCGAAAGCCGAGGGAAAACGCCTGCGCGGCAAAGACAAGACCGTCGCCAGGCGGCGTGCCATCACATCGCGTGCGTTGGCTGATTGCCGGGAATGGCTGGGGCTGCCTTCGCGGGCTGAAGCAGCGGAGTAG
- a CDS encoding DUF1127 domain-containing protein, whose protein sequence is MNLIRNYRNWRVYRSTVTELGRLSNRQLHDLGIVREEIKSIARKAI, encoded by the coding sequence ATGAACCTGATCCGCAACTATCGTAACTGGCGCGTTTATCGCTCGACGGTTACCGAGCTGGGCCGCCTTTCGAACCGCCAGCTGCATGATCTCGGCATCGTCCGCGAAGAGATCAAGAGCATCGCCCGCAAGGCGATCTAG
- a CDS encoding DUF1127 domain-containing protein has product MNLIRNYRNWRRYRDTVSELSRLSNRELTDLGISRGDIHYVARKAV; this is encoded by the coding sequence ATGAACCTGATCCGCAACTACCGCAACTGGCGCCGCTACCGGGACACCGTTTCCGAGCTGAGCCGCCTGAGCAACCGTGAACTGACCGACCTCGGCATCAGCCGCGGCGACATCCACTACGTCGCCCGCAAGGCGGTCTAA
- a CDS encoding GDYXXLXY domain-containing protein: protein MMTGKRLIISALVLALVQIGFLSWIIAGRAAILRDGKQVLLRVEPIDPRDLLRGDFVRLGYQISRLPVKLIANVPAGKLTSDDTPIVVRLKQGADGYWGATTAWFGQAPAPAASDEVDIVGHVSEGWDLSGAATIAPDYGIERFYLPEGEGMAIQNDMRVRPFGVRVAIAADGAAQIKALMDGDKMLFEEPLY, encoded by the coding sequence ATGATGACCGGCAAAAGACTGATCATTTCGGCGCTGGTGCTCGCGCTCGTCCAGATCGGCTTCCTGAGCTGGATCATCGCCGGCCGGGCTGCGATCCTGCGCGACGGCAAGCAGGTGCTGCTGAGGGTCGAGCCGATCGATCCGCGCGATCTGCTGCGCGGCGACTTTGTTCGCCTTGGCTACCAGATTTCGCGCCTGCCGGTGAAGCTGATCGCCAATGTCCCGGCCGGCAAGCTGACGAGCGACGATACGCCGATCGTGGTCAGGCTGAAGCAGGGCGCCGACGGCTATTGGGGCGCAACCACGGCCTGGTTCGGGCAAGCGCCGGCGCCGGCAGCATCCGACGAAGTCGATATCGTCGGGCATGTGTCGGAGGGGTGGGATCTCAGCGGAGCCGCGACGATCGCGCCGGATTACGGAATCGAGCGCTTCTATCTGCCGGAAGGCGAGGGGATGGCGATCCAGAACGACATGCGGGTGCGGCCGTTCGGCGTCCGCGTCGCAATCGCAGCCGATGGCGCCGCGCAGATCAAGGCGCTGATGGACGGCGACAAGATGCTGTTCGAGGAACCGCTCTATTAG
- the tig gene encoding trigger factor → MQVTETLNSGLKREIKITVPAGDMEAKLMARLSDARSKVRINGFRPGKVPVQHLRKVYGKSFMAEVVNEILNDSTRSIITGRGEKAAMQPEVIMTEDEKEAEKILAGGADFEFRLNYEIIPPIEIKDFSDIKVTRQVFDVPDSEIDEQVKRVAESARTYEPKTGKAAEGDRVTIDYVGKIDGEAFSGGAGTDQPLVLGSKEFIPGFEDQLIGSKAGDERQVTVTFPENYQAAHLAGKEATFDVTVKEVSKPGALEINDEMAKNLGLESLERLREVVRGQIENQFGSMTRQKIKRQLLDQLDAAYAFEAPSKLVEAEFNNIWNQVNRDLKAAGRTFADEETTEDEARAEYMRLAERRVRLGLVLAEIGEKAGVSVSDEELQRGLLEQVRRYPANQQQEAFEFYRSNPEALNTLRAPLFEEKVVDHLLSQISVTDVKVSKEELMADDEDSETAKAKPAKKAAAKKADANKADDAEEPKKKAAPKKKAAKDAE, encoded by the coding sequence ATGCAGGTCACCGAAACGCTCAACTCCGGTCTCAAGCGCGAGATCAAGATCACCGTGCCGGCCGGTGACATGGAAGCCAAGCTGATGGCGCGGCTTTCCGATGCCAGGAGCAAGGTCCGCATCAACGGCTTTCGCCCCGGCAAGGTGCCGGTGCAGCACCTGCGCAAAGTCTATGGCAAGTCGTTCATGGCCGAAGTGGTCAACGAGATCCTCAACGATTCGACCCGTTCGATCATTACCGGCCGTGGCGAAAAGGCTGCCATGCAGCCCGAAGTGATCATGACCGAGGACGAGAAGGAGGCCGAGAAGATCCTGGCCGGCGGCGCTGACTTCGAGTTCCGCCTGAACTACGAGATCATTCCGCCGATCGAGATCAAGGACTTCTCTGACATCAAGGTGACGCGTCAGGTGTTCGACGTGCCGGATTCGGAAATAGACGAGCAGGTCAAGCGTGTCGCCGAATCGGCGCGCACCTACGAACCGAAGACCGGCAAGGCCGCCGAAGGCGACCGCGTAACGATCGACTATGTCGGTAAAATCGACGGTGAAGCCTTCAGCGGCGGCGCCGGCACGGACCAGCCGCTGGTGCTCGGCTCGAAAGAATTCATTCCCGGCTTCGAGGATCAACTCATCGGCAGCAAGGCCGGCGACGAGAGGCAGGTCACGGTCACGTTCCCGGAAAACTACCAGGCGGCGCATCTGGCCGGCAAGGAAGCCACCTTCGACGTCACCGTCAAGGAAGTGTCCAAGCCCGGTGCGTTGGAGATCAACGACGAAATGGCCAAGAATCTTGGCCTGGAGTCGCTGGAGCGTTTGCGTGAAGTGGTGCGCGGCCAGATCGAGAACCAGTTCGGCTCGATGACGCGCCAGAAGATCAAGCGCCAGCTGCTCGACCAGCTCGACGCCGCCTACGCGTTTGAGGCGCCGTCGAAGCTCGTCGAAGCCGAGTTCAACAACATCTGGAACCAGGTCAACCGCGATCTGAAAGCCGCCGGCCGCACCTTCGCCGACGAGGAGACGACGGAAGACGAGGCGCGCGCCGAATATATGCGGCTTGCCGAGCGCCGTGTGCGTCTCGGCCTGGTTCTCGCCGAAATCGGCGAGAAGGCCGGCGTCAGCGTGTCGGACGAGGAACTGCAGCGCGGCCTGCTCGAGCAGGTGCGCCGCTATCCGGCCAACCAGCAGCAGGAAGCCTTCGAATTCTATCGCAGCAATCCCGAAGCGCTGAACACGTTGCGCGCGCCGCTGTTCGAGGAGAAGGTGGTCGACCATCTGCTCAGCCAGATTTCGGTCACCGACGTCAAGGTCAGTAAGGAAGAACTGATGGCCGACGACGAAGACAGCGAGACGGCCAAGGCGAAGCCGGCGAAGAAAGCCGCAGCGAAGAAGGCCGACGCCAACAAGGCCGACGATGCGGAAGAGCCGAAAAAGAAAGCCGCGCCGAAGAAGAAGGCCGCCAAGGACGCCGAATAA
- a CDS encoding antibiotic biosynthesis monooxygenase family protein — protein sequence MIDNATIVRIWRGTTRRDLADAYEAYLRAEGIPPLQEKALGVQLFREDREEETEFVTISFWPDVEAMASFTGGDPHKIHHLPRDEEFLIELPERVTVMRILVNQLPRE from the coding sequence ATGATCGACAACGCCACAATCGTCCGTATCTGGCGGGGAACGACACGCCGTGATCTGGCGGACGCCTACGAGGCATATCTACGCGCCGAAGGCATTCCGCCGCTTCAGGAGAAGGCACTTGGCGTGCAGTTGTTTCGCGAGGATCGCGAAGAAGAGACAGAGTTCGTGACGATCTCGTTCTGGCCTGATGTCGAAGCAATGGCGAGCTTCACCGGCGGTGACCCGCACAAGATACATCACCTGCCGCGTGACGAAGAGTTTCTCATCGAGCTACCCGAACGAGTCACCGTGATGCGGATCCTCGTCAATCAATTGCCGCGCGAATAG
- a CDS encoding alpha/beta fold hydrolase, with protein sequence MNDRSDLEVRHCTRTIDGDTVFYREAGPETAPVLLLPHGYPCSSFQYRRLMPALADRWRTIAPDFPGFGYSETPDSARFGYDFDAYATFLERFTDALELGSYALWLHDYGSQIGLRHAIAQPSRIRALIIQNGDIYADALGPKYETIRRFWRDPSPANRAPLEQAVSEDGFRAEFVGEVDDDVARRVPPDLWKLHWPLMDTPVRRALSVGLMEKLKANLDWFPRYQAYLREQRPPAMILWGPKDEYMPEPAARAYLRDLPEAELHLLNDAGHWLLETHFEVALPLVRRFLGKLLR encoded by the coding sequence ATGAACGACAGGAGCGACCTGGAGGTGCGCCACTGCACCCGCACGATCGACGGCGACACCGTCTTTTACAGAGAAGCAGGTCCTGAAACCGCGCCGGTGTTGCTGCTTCCGCATGGCTATCCCTGCTCATCTTTCCAATATCGCCGGCTGATGCCGGCGCTCGCCGATCGGTGGCGGACGATCGCGCCGGATTTCCCCGGCTTTGGCTACAGTGAAACCCCCGATTCCGCACGGTTCGGTTATGATTTTGACGCTTATGCAACGTTCCTGGAGCGGTTCACCGACGCTCTGGAACTCGGCAGCTACGCCCTATGGCTGCACGACTACGGCTCGCAGATCGGCCTGCGCCACGCCATAGCGCAGCCATCACGGATCAGGGCCCTGATCATCCAGAATGGCGACATCTACGCCGATGCTCTTGGCCCGAAGTATGAAACGATCCGGCGTTTCTGGCGTGATCCTTCGCCAGCGAACCGTGCGCCGCTCGAACAGGCGGTGAGCGAAGACGGCTTTCGCGCCGAGTTCGTAGGCGAAGTCGATGACGACGTCGCTCGACGCGTCCCTCCCGATCTGTGGAAATTGCATTGGCCGCTGATGGATACGCCTGTGCGGCGTGCGCTTTCGGTCGGACTGATGGAGAAGCTCAAGGCCAATCTCGACTGGTTCCCTCGTTACCAGGCATATCTGCGCGAGCAGCGGCCACCGGCAATGATCCTTTGGGGACCGAAGGACGAATACATGCCCGAGCCGGCAGCGCGCGCCTATCTGCGCGATCTCCCCGAGGCCGAGCTGCATCTGCTAAACGACGCAGGGCACTGGCTGCTGGAGACCCATTTCGAGGTCGCCCTGCCACTGGTGCGACGGTTTCTCGGCAAGCTCCTGCGTTAA
- a CDS encoding c-type cytochrome codes for MRAIAFFAVVSVATFVTSQSQAQDAAAGEKVFAKCKVCHVVDKDQNKVGPSLSGVIGRTAGTHPGFRYSKAMTEAGKSGLKWDDATLTNYLRDPKAMIKGGKMAFPGLKKDEDLANVIAYLKQFSK; via the coding sequence ATGCGTGCAATCGCGTTTTTCGCAGTCGTTTCCGTTGCGACCTTCGTCACAAGCCAATCCCAGGCACAGGATGCTGCCGCGGGTGAGAAGGTCTTCGCCAAATGCAAGGTCTGTCACGTCGTGGACAAGGACCAGAACAAGGTCGGTCCGTCGCTGAGCGGCGTCATCGGCCGGACGGCCGGCACGCATCCGGGCTTTCGCTATTCCAAAGCCATGACCGAGGCGGGTAAATCCGGCCTCAAATGGGACGACGCCACGCTGACGAATTATCTTCGCGATCCCAAGGCCATGATCAAAGGTGGGAAGATGGCGTTTCCCGGTCTCAAGAAGGACGAGGATCTCGCCAACGTCATCGCCTATTTGAAGCAATTCTCCAAATGA
- a CDS encoding heme o synthase: MSAQESGLKDSGSAISEATVSDFFALLKPRVMALAVFTAFVGLMVAPGAMNPVIAVIAIGAIAVGAGAAGALNMWYDADIDALMSRTSKRPVPSGRVTPGEALGFGLVLSVLAIMTLGVLVGWLAASLLAFTIFFYVVIYTMWLKRSTPQNIVIGGAAGALPPVIGWAAATGAVGVESLVLFMVIFLWTPPHFWALALFKIGDYAAAGIPMMPNVAGQVSTRKQIFVYSLILAPIGVLPWAVGFASGLYGIVSAALGAGFIWHAWKLLVDKRWAEEMKRAKALFAYSIFYLFAIFAVLLADTVAMRAVMSAGN, from the coding sequence ATGTCGGCTCAGGAAAGCGGCCTCAAGGATAGCGGTAGCGCAATTTCGGAAGCGACGGTCAGTGATTTCTTTGCGCTGCTGAAACCACGCGTGATGGCGCTTGCTGTTTTTACCGCTTTCGTCGGCCTGATGGTGGCGCCCGGGGCGATGAATCCGGTCATCGCCGTTATTGCAATCGGTGCAATTGCGGTTGGAGCGGGAGCGGCCGGGGCACTCAACATGTGGTACGATGCCGATATTGACGCGTTGATGTCGCGCACGTCAAAGCGGCCGGTCCCGTCAGGCCGGGTCACGCCAGGCGAAGCGCTCGGCTTCGGCCTGGTGCTTTCCGTACTTGCGATCATGACGCTCGGCGTGCTGGTGGGGTGGCTCGCCGCATCGCTGCTGGCCTTCACCATCTTCTTCTACGTCGTCATCTACACGATGTGGCTGAAACGCTCGACGCCGCAGAACATCGTCATAGGCGGCGCCGCGGGTGCGCTTCCTCCGGTCATCGGGTGGGCGGCCGCCACCGGCGCCGTCGGAGTTGAAAGTCTCGTCCTGTTTATGGTCATTTTCCTCTGGACGCCGCCGCATTTCTGGGCGCTCGCGCTGTTCAAGATCGGCGACTATGCCGCGGCCGGCATTCCGATGATGCCGAACGTGGCCGGCCAGGTTTCGACCAGAAAGCAAATCTTCGTCTATTCGCTGATCCTGGCACCAATCGGCGTGCTCCCCTGGGCTGTCGGATTCGCGAGCGGATTGTACGGGATTGTTTCGGCCGCTTTGGGTGCGGGTTTCATCTGGCATGCCTGGAAGCTTCTGGTCGACAAAAGATGGGCTGAAGAGATGAAACGCGCAAAGGCGCTGTTTGCCTATTCGATATTCTATCTTTTCGCGATCTTTGCCGTGCTGCTTGCCGACACCGTTGCAATGCGCGCGGTCATGTCAGCCGGAAATTGA
- a CDS encoding DUF2189 domain-containing protein: MASFHVIAGASETLEHTRIRKIGVSDLFDALKRGVDDFMVKPSHIVFLCLIYPLVGVVLAVWTSGNNALPLLFPLVSGFALIGPFAALGLYEISRRREAGLDASWSHAFEVRNSPALPAIAAVGIMLLAIFIAWLLTAQLFYQQVFGPAPPESLSSFISEIFATGRGWTLIIVGHAIGFVFAAVVLCTTVVAFPLLLDRDVGAYEAIHTSVRVVLANPIVMAVWGLIVAVALIIGSLPVFAGLAVVLPILGHATWHVYRKVVESPASTKPAS, translated from the coding sequence ATGGCAAGTTTTCACGTGATTGCAGGCGCCAGCGAGACGCTGGAGCACACCAGAATTCGAAAGATCGGCGTTTCCGACCTGTTCGATGCGCTCAAGCGTGGCGTCGACGATTTCATGGTCAAACCATCGCACATCGTTTTCCTCTGCCTGATCTATCCGCTTGTCGGCGTCGTGCTCGCTGTCTGGACGTCGGGCAACAACGCGTTGCCGCTGTTGTTTCCGCTGGTGTCCGGTTTTGCGCTGATCGGTCCATTCGCGGCGCTCGGCCTTTATGAGATCAGCCGGCGGAGAGAGGCCGGGCTCGATGCCTCATGGAGCCACGCTTTCGAGGTCAGGAATTCTCCAGCGCTGCCGGCCATCGCGGCGGTCGGGATCATGCTGCTTGCGATCTTCATCGCCTGGCTGTTGACCGCGCAGTTATTTTATCAGCAGGTGTTCGGTCCGGCCCCGCCGGAATCACTGTCCAGCTTCATCAGTGAAATATTCGCCACCGGACGCGGCTGGACGCTGATTATCGTTGGCCACGCGATCGGCTTCGTCTTCGCCGCGGTCGTGTTGTGCACCACGGTCGTCGCGTTCCCGTTGTTGCTCGATCGCGACGTCGGCGCCTACGAAGCCATCCACACCTCGGTGCGCGTGGTGCTGGCCAATCCGATCGTCATGGCTGTCTGGGGCCTGATTGTCGCCGTCGCGCTGATCATAGGCTCGCTGCCGGTGTTCGCCGGGCTGGCGGTGGTGCTGCCGATCCTCGGTCACGCCACCTGGCACGTCTATCGCAAAGTCGTGGAATCGCCGGCTTCCACGAAACCGGCGAGCTGA
- a CDS encoding aminoacyl-tRNA deacylase, with protein MTIANRLKDFIDEKGISYDTVEHHRTSTSRQSALAAHVPGSIMAKSVVVHHDGGYALAVVPSTHRIELGTLQDVMHQRIGLASEDEVVSLFEDCDTGAIPPIGAAYDVPVIVDESLGNAGDIYFEGGDHRTLVHVSGKDFRNLTSDAQQARFSYPAY; from the coding sequence ATGACGATCGCAAACAGATTGAAGGACTTTATCGACGAGAAAGGAATTTCCTACGATACCGTCGAGCACCACCGCACGTCGACAAGCAGGCAGTCCGCCTTAGCGGCGCATGTGCCCGGCAGCATCATGGCCAAATCGGTGGTGGTTCACCACGACGGTGGCTATGCGCTGGCCGTGGTCCCCAGCACGCACAGGATCGAGCTCGGCACCTTGCAGGACGTGATGCACCAGCGTATCGGGCTCGCCTCCGAGGACGAGGTGGTTTCGCTCTTCGAGGATTGCGACACCGGCGCCATCCCGCCGATCGGGGCGGCCTACGATGTGCCGGTGATCGTCGATGAAAGCCTCGGCAATGCCGGCGATATCTATTTCGAGGGCGGCGACCACAGGACGCTCGTGCATGTCAGCGGCAAGGATTTCCGCAACCTGACCAGCGACGCACAGCAAGCCCGCTTTAGCTACCCGGCTTACTAA
- a CDS encoding cytochrome C oxidase subunit IV family protein, producing MAEATANGLGQHTLHGVQAHDAAATGIAPAEVHQEHPIKLYLVVWVWLFILSACSYLVDYVGLQGYLRWSLILIFMMLKAGLIVAVFMHMAWERLALTYAIILPPILVLVFVAMMVFESEYTLLTRTLFFGSEP from the coding sequence ATGGCTGAAGCAACCGCAAATGGCCTGGGGCAACATACGCTGCATGGAGTTCAAGCGCATGATGCGGCAGCAACCGGCATCGCCCCTGCGGAGGTTCATCAGGAGCACCCGATCAAGCTCTATCTGGTGGTCTGGGTATGGCTGTTCATCCTCAGCGCCTGCTCCTATCTGGTCGATTACGTCGGCCTCCAGGGCTATCTCAGATGGTCGCTGATCCTGATCTTCATGATGCTCAAGGCCGGGCTGATCGTCGCGGTCTTCATGCACATGGCCTGGGAACGGCTGGCGCTGACCTATGCGATCATATTGCCGCCGATCCTGGTGCTGGTCTTCGTGGCAATGATGGTCTTCGAATCGGAGTACACGCTTCTCACCCGGACGCTGTTTTTTGGTTCCGAGCCCTGA